A DNA window from Limanda limanda chromosome 6, fLimLim1.1, whole genome shotgun sequence contains the following coding sequences:
- the LOC133003661 gene encoding sodium- and chloride-dependent GABA transporter 2-like, with product MTQNKKEDVEERGHWGSKVEFLLAVAGNVVGLGNVWRFPYLCYKNGGGAFLVPYVVFVVTCGVPLFLLEITIGQYTQEGSVTCWRKLCPLAEGIGYGGLLILLYSCMTYIIILAWALLYLVFSFSSQLPWSSCSNDWNTDDCVDFSTRNNTIQLTNQTNSSSAATEFWERRVLAISGGIEEIGSIRWEVLLCLIAVWVTCYFCIWKGVRSTGKVVYVTATFPYVMLFILLIRGLSLPGALQGVLFYLLPEPSRLTDPQVWMEAGAQIFFSYSVGVGSLTVLGSYNTYNNNCYKDCLWLCLLNSATSVVAGFAVFSVLGFMAHEQGVPISEVAESGPGLAFIAYPQAVAMMPLPQLWSICFFIMLLLLGLDTQFVAMEVVITSIIDMFPAVMRRAGRRERFLLLFCLTCFFCQLIMITEGGMYVFQLFDYYACNGACILFLCVFETLALGWVFGVERLYDIIKDMTGVRANIFFKICWLYLTPLVSLVTFISSLVVYQPLTFNRWYVYPFWTYVVGWVLALSSIVLVPGWALYKLGTGTGTLSQRCLRLCRPDPDFSLTKGREDELQHIGGEEVQNSAN from the exons ATGACACAAAACAAGaaggaggatgtggaggagagaggacactgGGGCAGTAAGGTGGAGTTTCTACTGGCCGTGGCGGGAAATGTTGTCGGCCTGGGCAACGTTTGGAGGTTTCCTTACCTCTGCTACAAAAACGGAGGGG GTGCATTCCTGGTGCCGTATGTGGTATTCGTGGTGACATGTGGTGTACCCCTGTTCCTGCTGGAAATCACCATCGGCCAGTACACCCAGGAGGGCAGCGTAACCTGCTGGAGGAAACTATGCCCACTGGCAGAAG GTATCGGCTATGGTGGCCTGCTGATTCTCCTCTACAGCTGTATGACCTACATCATCATTCTTGCCTGGGCTTTGCTCTACCTGGTGTTCTCCTTCAGCTCCCAGCTGCCCTGGTCCAGCTGCAGCAACGACTGGAACACAG ATGACTGTGTGGACTTCTCAACAAGAAATAACACCATTCAATTGACCAATCAGACAAACTCATCCTCTGCTGCCACAGAATTCTGGGA ACGACGAGTGCTGGCTATTTCAGGGGGGATTGAGGAGATAGGCAGCATCAGGTGGGAGGTGCTTTTGTGTCTTATTGCCGTGTGGGTCACCTGCTACTTTTGTATCTGGAAAGGAGTCCGATCTACAGGCAAG GTGGTGTATGTCACTGCTACCTTCCCCTATGTGATGTTATTCATTCTTCTGATTCGTGGACTCTCTCTTCCTGGTGCTCTACAAGGAGTGTTGTTTTATCTGCTGCCTGAACCCTCACGACTCACAGACCCTCAG GTGTGGATGGAAGCTGGGGCTCAGATCTTCTTCTCGTACAGTGTGGGTGTGGGCTCTTTAACTGTGCTCGGCAGCTACAACacctacaacaacaactgctATAA AGATTGTCTTTGGCTGTGTTTGCTGAACAGTGCTACCAGTGTGGTGGCTGGGTTCGCGGTCTTCTCTGTGCTGGGGTTCATGGCTCATGAGCAAGGCGTTCCCATTTCAGAAGTGGCCGAGTCAG GTCCAGGACTGGCCTTCATTGCTTACCCTCAGGCTGTAGCCATGATGCCTCTGCCTCAGCTGTGGTCCATCTGTTTCTTTATTATGCTCCTTCTTTTGGGTCTGGACACACAA TTTGTCGCCATGGAGGTAGTGATTACGTCCATCATAGacatgtttccagctgtaatgCGCAGAGCAGGCCGACGAGAacgtttcctccttctcttctgcctCACGTGTTTCTTTTGTCAGCTCATTATGATCACTGAG GGAGGGATGTATGTGTTCCAATTGTTTGACTACTACGCTTGTAACGGAGCCTGcatcctctttctctgtgtgtttgaaacCCTGGCACTGGGATGGGTATTTG GGGTCGAGCGGTTGTATGACATCATAAAGGATATGACGGGTGTGCGTGCCAATATATTCTTTAAAATCTGCTGGCTCTATCTCACACCGCTGGTCTCACTG GTCACATTTATAAGTTCTTTGGTGGTGTACCAGCCTCTGACCTTCAATCGCTGGTATGTGTACCCATTCTGGACATATGTGGTGGGCTGGGTACTGGCCCTGTCCTCCATTGTACTTGTGCCAGGTTGGGCATTATATAAACTGGGGACTGGGACTGGAACCCTCAGTCAG CGTTGCCTTCGGCTGTGCCGACCTGACCCTGACTTCTCACTGACCAAAGGCAGAGAGGATGAGCTGCAGCACATTGGAGGGGAAGAAGTGCAGAATTCAGCTAATTGA